The following coding sequences are from one Microcoleus sp. FACHB-831 window:
- a CDS encoding diguanylate cyclase has product MPNRFFSPQVWFQVSDRYLCLESTLQELSLHDFQVESHITLGREVNQTLEANPLLPGVILAGQGQFVGMISRRRFLEYMSRPYGLELFSKRPIECLYRSAQTETLVFAGNTLIVTAVRHCLQRCAELLYEPIVVEVASGVYRLLDVHELLLAQSQIHELATELVTQLYRDLEDANAQLRRLANLDGLTQTANRRRFDEYLDQQWRCMGRDEQPLSLIMCDVDFFKKYNDTYGHQSGDDCLRRVAAAIREVANRPMDLVARYGGEEFAVVLPNTSLLNAINLADKIRLAVTALKIAHIKSAVSPYVTLSLGVSSTLPNPDAQPATLIATADEALYQAKKAGRNRCIAIEESNRFFLSSSVSQMQLPD; this is encoded by the coding sequence GTGCCGAACAGATTTTTCTCACCCCAGGTGTGGTTCCAAGTGAGCGATCGCTACCTCTGTTTAGAGTCCACGCTCCAAGAACTTTCGCTTCACGATTTCCAGGTTGAATCGCATATTACTCTGGGTAGAGAGGTTAACCAAACCTTAGAAGCCAATCCCCTCCTCCCAGGCGTGATTTTGGCAGGGCAAGGCCAGTTTGTGGGGATGATTTCACGACGGCGATTTTTAGAATACATGAGTCGCCCCTACGGACTAGAACTGTTTTCCAAGCGACCAATTGAGTGTTTGTATCGTTCGGCGCAAACTGAAACATTAGTTTTTGCGGGCAATACTCTAATTGTGACAGCGGTGCGGCACTGTTTGCAGCGCTGTGCAGAGTTACTCTACGAACCGATTGTGGTAGAGGTAGCGTCTGGGGTTTATCGATTATTAGACGTGCATGAATTATTGCTTGCCCAGTCGCAAATTCACGAACTGGCAACCGAACTGGTTACTCAACTCTATCGAGATCTCGAAGATGCAAACGCGCAGTTACGCCGTCTCGCTAATTTAGACGGGCTGACTCAAACGGCAAATCGGCGCAGGTTTGACGAGTATCTCGATCAACAGTGGCGGTGTATGGGGAGGGATGAGCAACCGCTTTCTCTAATTATGTGTGATGTTGATTTCTTCAAAAAATACAACGACACTTACGGACATCAATCAGGTGATGATTGTTTGCGGCGGGTTGCTGCTGCTATTAGGGAAGTAGCTAACAGACCGATGGATTTAGTTGCTCGTTACGGAGGGGAAGAATTTGCAGTTGTTCTGCCAAATACGTCGCTTTTGAATGCAATTAACTTAGCAGATAAAATTAGGTTAGCAGTAACAGCGCTGAAAATTGCCCATATTAAGTCAGCAGTAAGCCCCTATGTCACTCTTAGTTTGGGGGTCTCCAGCACATTACCCAATCCAGATGCCCAGCCTGCGACTTTGATTGCGACGGCAGATGAGGCTCTGTATCAGGCGAAAAAGGCAGGGCGCAATAGGTGTATAGCAATTGAGGAGAGCAATCGCTTCTTCCTCAGTTCATCCGTGAGCCAGATGCAGCTCCCCGACTAA
- a CDS encoding sensor histidine kinase produces the protein MAEGPVSNIYPQDLSLESTLQQLSLYNFHIQNSRICQEVAQNFEANPLLPGVILIEDGQFAGMISRWRFFEQLSRPFGIDIFLKRPIKSLQRLAGSETLILPGDTLIVAAAKQSLQRPPKLLYEPIVVELEPGVYQLADIHQLLVAQSQIHELTTHLLDEQTRAKMMQSEKMASLGRMLAGVAHEIRNPVNSICGNLDFLTTYWKNLINLVLAYEEEVVHPSPRLVGLKEEIELDFLIEDLEKIMKSMKMGGDRLTKLVAGLRNFSHMDELNRQPIDIHECIDSTLVILSNPLKQGIKVIKDYGDLPPINCYSGQMSQVFINIISNAIDALEETKGKNKNGSIVAFKEEDIRSDLLPTIWISTYILDSHDAVIRIADNGPGIPPEIQARIFDTFFTTKPVGKGTGLGLAICHEIVTQKHGGQLLMRSRGLCSGQSCSLYPGDSRSVSRGELRSASETQLSRDSEAVFQGDVGTEFEIRLPLV, from the coding sequence GTGGCAGAAGGACCCGTGTCTAATATTTATCCTCAAGATCTCTCTCTAGAGTCAACCCTCCAACAACTTTCACTTTATAATTTTCACATCCAAAATTCGCGTATTTGCCAGGAAGTAGCGCAGAATTTTGAAGCGAATCCCCTTCTACCTGGAGTCATTTTGATAGAAGACGGGCAATTTGCAGGAATGATTTCGCGGTGGCGTTTTTTTGAACAACTCAGCCGCCCTTTCGGAATAGACATTTTTCTAAAAAGACCTATAAAGTCTTTGCAGCGCTTAGCTGGTAGTGAAACTTTGATACTCCCCGGCGATACATTAATTGTGGCGGCTGCAAAGCAGTCTTTGCAACGGCCACCTAAATTACTTTACGAACCTATCGTGGTGGAGCTAGAACCTGGCGTTTATCAATTAGCAGATATACACCAATTACTGGTAGCCCAGTCGCAAATTCACGAACTAACAACTCATCTGCTAGACGAGCAAACTAGAGCCAAGATGATGCAATCAGAAAAAATGGCTAGTTTGGGACGAATGCTGGCTGGAGTTGCCCATGAAATTAGAAATCCAGTTAACTCGATTTGTGGCAATTTAGATTTCTTGACAACCTACTGGAAAAACCTGATTAACCTTGTATTAGCTTACGAAGAAGAAGTCGTACACCCATCCCCGCGACTTGTAGGACTTAAAGAAGAAATTGAACTTGACTTCTTAATAGAAGATTTGGAAAAAATAATGAAAAGTATGAAAATGGGAGGGGATAGATTAACAAAACTCGTTGCGGGTCTGCGAAATTTCTCCCATATGGATGAGTTAAATCGTCAGCCAATTGATATACATGAGTGTATTGATAGCACGTTGGTGATTTTGAGCAATCCTCTCAAACAGGGGATTAAAGTAATAAAAGATTATGGCGATTTACCACCAATTAATTGCTATTCAGGCCAAATGAGTCAGGTATTTATCAATATAATCAGCAATGCCATTGATGCTCTAGAAGAAACAAAAGGAAAGAATAAAAACGGGAGTATTGTAGCTTTTAAAGAAGAAGACATAAGAAGCGATCTATTACCTACGATCTGGATTAGCACGTATATTCTAGACTCTCATGATGCTGTAATTAGGATTGCTGATAATGGGCCTGGGATACCACCAGAAATTCAGGCGCGGATTTTTGATACTTTTTTTACTACTAAGCCAGTGGGAAAGGGGACGGGGCTGGGGTTGGCTATTTGCCATGAAATTGTGACGCAAAAGCATGGCGGGCAGTTGTTGATGCGATCGCGTGGCCTCTGTTCAGGGCAATCTTGCAGCCTCTACCCAGGAGACTCGCGCAGCGTCTCTAGAGGAGAATTGCGTAGTGCATCGGAGACCCAATTATCTAGAGACTCGGAAGCAGTTTTTCAGGGGGATGTGGGTACTGAGTTTGAGATTCGGTTGCCGCTGGTTTAA
- a CDS encoding ATP-binding protein: MFALQEPCQELFALQSCETPKLSLESTLQELPLYDFHIESSSLGKTLAQTFEANSLLPGAIITDQQQFAGMISRRRFLEQMSRPYGLELFSKRPIKSLYCFASSEILILPGNTLIVAAAKQSLQRSAELLYEPIVVELEPGVYRLVDVHQLLVAQSKIHELTTEMLDEQTQAQMMQTEKMASLGRMVAGVAHEISNPVNCINGNISFLSNYCKDLIELMSAYEQFSSVASEVAEVKERIEIDFLLEDLPKVLESVKVGTEQLIKIVWGMRNFSHMDEANRHEVNIHECIDSTLLILNNRLKHGVEVIKNYGELPPVSGYSGQLSQVFVNIISNAIDALLEKAELPATGKIAFQPQIEITTEVKTASNQCWAMVKIADNGPGIPPEIKARIFETFFTTKPVGKGTGLGLAISHQIVTKKHGGQLLVRSRSVSKGESPSEWGTEFEILLPLVNTK; this comes from the coding sequence ATGTTTGCCCTGCAAGAGCCATGTCAGGAGTTATTTGCTTTGCAAAGCTGTGAGACGCCCAAGCTCAGTTTAGAGTCAACTCTCCAAGAACTGCCACTATACGATTTTCATATAGAATCCTCAAGTCTGGGGAAAACACTCGCTCAAACATTTGAAGCCAATTCCCTCCTCCCCGGAGCCATCATCACAGACCAACAGCAATTTGCTGGTATGATTTCGCGGCGAAGATTTTTAGAACAAATGAGCCGCCCCTATGGTCTGGAGCTATTTTCCAAACGGCCAATTAAGTCTTTATATTGCTTTGCCAGCAGCGAAATTTTGATACTTCCTGGCAATACATTAATTGTGGCAGCAGCAAAACAATCTTTGCAACGCTCGGCAGAGTTACTCTATGAACCTATTGTAGTAGAGCTAGAACCTGGGGTTTATAGATTAGTAGACGTACACCAATTACTCGTAGCGCAATCAAAAATTCACGAATTGACTACCGAGATGCTGGATGAGCAAACCCAAGCTCAGATGATGCAAACTGAAAAAATGGCTAGCTTGGGACGCATGGTTGCTGGCGTTGCCCATGAGATAAGCAATCCAGTTAACTGCATTAATGGAAATATCAGCTTTCTATCAAACTACTGTAAAGATTTAATCGAATTGATGTCAGCTTATGAACAATTTTCAAGCGTTGCATCGGAAGTTGCTGAAGTAAAAGAAAGAATAGAAATTGATTTTCTTCTAGAAGACCTGCCCAAAGTGCTGGAAAGTGTCAAAGTTGGTACAGAACAATTAATTAAAATTGTTTGGGGGATGCGAAATTTCTCTCACATGGATGAGGCAAATCGTCACGAAGTTAACATACATGAATGTATTGATAGCACGCTACTAATTCTGAATAACCGCCTCAAACATGGGGTCGAAGTTATTAAAAACTATGGAGAGTTGCCGCCAGTGAGCGGCTATTCAGGTCAGTTGAGTCAGGTGTTTGTAAATATTATCAGTAATGCTATTGATGCACTGCTGGAGAAAGCAGAGTTGCCAGCAACGGGGAAGATAGCTTTCCAACCCCAGATTGAGATTACTACAGAAGTTAAGACAGCTTCAAATCAGTGCTGGGCGATGGTAAAAATTGCTGATAATGGGCCTGGTATACCGCCCGAAATTAAGGCGCGGATTTTTGAAACCTTCTTTACTACTAAGCCAGTGGGTAAGGGGACGGGGTTGGGCTTGGCTATTAGCCATCAAATTGTGACTAAAAAGCATGGGGGACAATTGCTAGTGCGATCGCGTAGCGTCTCTAAGGGAGAATCGCCGTCTGAATGGGGAACTGAGTTTGAGATCCTACTGCCGCTGGTTAATACCAAGTAA
- a CDS encoding ATP-binding protein has translation MQNRFVSPPKLFQGIDRDLSIDSTLRELPLYDFQVEISCQGVDVARVFEKYPLLPGAILVDKGEFSGMISRRWLLEYLIRPHRLELFLHKPLQVLYRYVRSEVLILPDSTTILAASHQALRRSVELRGEPVVVQVEPDKHFLLDFQELNIASWQIRGIETQVRYERTQAQMIQSEKMASLGRLVDGVAHEILDPVSFIWGNLTYISTYNEQILELVSAYEEYLPQIPVEIAQLKEDIELDFLRQDLPRAIGSIRAGAERLKKLVTSLQNFCHIDDVYPKPADLHAILDSILLLLKSRLTSDIEVVKEYGILPPVQCYAGQINQVFMNIITNAIDALIDRAVAQNFSKDFRYSGQPEPADKPRIEISTQVSSRKASTSETSDVRWVSIRIADNGPGMSLEMQQKILESFSIEKRAAKETSLGVSYQIVTAKHGGHFMFQSQLGAGTEFQIWLPLV, from the coding sequence GTGCAAAACAGATTTGTATCACCTCCGAAGTTATTTCAGGGGATCGATCGCGACCTCTCTATAGATTCAACCCTGCGAGAACTGCCGCTCTACGATTTTCAGGTGGAAATTAGCTGCCAAGGCGTAGACGTAGCTCGTGTTTTTGAGAAGTATCCCTTGCTGCCAGGAGCAATCTTGGTGGATAAGGGTGAGTTTTCGGGTATGATTTCGCGGCGTTGGCTTTTGGAGTACCTGATCCGTCCCCACAGACTAGAGCTGTTTTTGCACAAACCGCTTCAGGTTCTTTACAGGTACGTTCGTTCTGAAGTTTTGATACTTCCCGACAGCACGACAATTTTGGCTGCTTCCCACCAAGCACTGCGGCGCTCGGTCGAACTCCGAGGCGAACCAGTCGTGGTACAAGTGGAACCAGACAAGCATTTTTTATTGGACTTTCAAGAATTAAATATTGCCTCTTGGCAAATCCGAGGCATAGAAACTCAGGTAAGGTACGAGCGCACGCAAGCTCAAATGATTCAAAGCGAGAAAATGGCTAGCTTGGGTCGGCTAGTGGATGGCGTAGCACACGAAATTTTAGACCCGGTTAGTTTTATTTGGGGCAACTTAACATACATCTCAACTTATAACGAACAGATCCTCGAATTGGTTTCTGCTTATGAGGAATATCTCCCCCAAATACCAGTAGAAATAGCTCAGTTAAAAGAAGATATTGAATTAGATTTTTTACGACAAGATCTGCCGCGAGCAATTGGCAGTATCCGGGCGGGAGCAGAACGTTTAAAAAAGCTGGTTACGAGCTTGCAAAACTTTTGCCATATTGATGACGTTTATCCTAAGCCCGCAGATTTACACGCCATACTTGATAGTATTCTTTTACTTTTGAAAAGCCGTTTAACCAGCGATATTGAAGTTGTAAAAGAATATGGAATTTTGCCACCAGTGCAATGCTACGCTGGTCAAATTAATCAGGTTTTTATGAATATCATCACCAATGCTATAGATGCATTAATCGATCGGGCAGTTGCTCAGAATTTTTCTAAAGATTTCAGGTATTCCGGACAACCAGAACCAGCTGATAAACCTCGGATTGAAATTTCAACGCAGGTATCTTCGCGCAAGGCAAGTACGTCAGAAACTTCTGACGTTCGCTGGGTTTCTATTCGCATTGCAGATAATGGGCCTGGGATGTCTTTAGAAATGCAGCAGAAAATTCTTGAGTCTTTTTCTATTGAGAAACGTGCTGCTAAGGAAACAAGTTTGGGGGTTAGTTATCAGATTGTGACCGCCAAGCACGGGGGGCATTTTATGTTTCAATCACAGCTTGGAGCGGGGACAGAATTCCAGATTTGGTTGCCTTTGGTTTAA
- a CDS encoding HEAT repeat domain-containing protein, with translation MAKNITKSYVWALKVAVVSFSFPLLLTGNSWAQKQGNGEQVIKIAQTNSPTATASPSPAASPTAAASPSPALSQEAEIASYIQKFRTDDFRVYQDALRDLERIGTPAVPALIEALQDKDVRVRVYAADVLGALGSKAQEAVPPLAKALKDPDQYVRASAAEALHEIGSQAKDAVTELIGALKDEDRYVRYSAADALGRIGSEAKTAVPALIETLKDKDPYVRYSAADTLVAIGEDAKDAVKPLIETLKDEDEYVRAGSAAALGAIGEDAKDAVPKLMDTLAKDKSGFVRSRAANALGDINWQKKSTVPALIEALQDKDQRVRSAAAIAIGEIGADSPAAIPALIQALQEDDDKVRSSAAEGVGEIAGKLQDKATKLSIPALNSIITDLEIAVKVLEDPKANFKDSQIAQLKRPLVGIKAEKEARLSDRFSQWLAKNPFWTGALLYFTLLPSTWWLLLRLRPLWLLALNEALEPFSNIQLTGFMRGTKLSLRAILLISFFTHNSRVLDAWVAKYIKAAREEFGQKDAVSDRSIHIPVPITIDGKPDTQLTASDLQTKFNQQQCNLVIWGEGGSGKTSIACQMAKWAMAENQADRLCDHLMLPILIEEDLDIKVDKKADKKAEKTKTPPFIDAIRGHLQDLINEVKPISEELLERLLQEQRILVIVDRFSELNDATRGEIRPESPEFPVNSLVITSRFEEKLGRVNKTILKPQRIEGTNLASFVEAYIKEQGKRDKFTDLEFFDGCGQLSLRIGSRSVTLLLVKMYAEQMIQAKEKDVVGELASGIPDLMLTYLNELNGDISDGKLDNRTIHKDAKALAWECLKTDYRAGVVKRKDAIATLGDKSEDRLKYLENRLRLIQTVGPAQDQIRFTLDPLAEYLAGLQLLELNGDKEEAWREFLDKTMAKTDAQGGTQGLLLAVRDCCVAYGRDAKVPNFVVEELGVMTGLTPAPEPAQVIEVAEELAVATVVEEPALAEITSAEQTQPAAINENPESVNTTNDAIATTEVEKDPSSSLLQPAAVYEKPETVNTANNAIAKVEVETGSDSSAIVAESVQPQPSSTIDPPPPIVTIIGDLVAKTASDKASDSPSVAPA, from the coding sequence ATGGCTAAAAATATTACAAAAAGTTATGTCTGGGCGCTCAAAGTTGCGGTTGTCAGCTTTTCATTTCCCCTCCTATTGACTGGCAATAGCTGGGCGCAAAAACAAGGAAATGGCGAACAGGTAATAAAAATTGCCCAAACAAATTCTCCAACAGCGACAGCTTCACCTAGTCCGGCAGCTTCACCAACAGCGGCAGCTTCCCCTAGTCCCGCATTGTCGCAAGAGGCTGAAATCGCCTCCTATATCCAGAAGTTTAGAACTGACGATTTTCGGGTTTACCAAGATGCCTTAAGAGACTTGGAGAGAATTGGCACGCCAGCGGTTCCCGCACTGATCGAAGCATTGCAGGACAAGGATGTGCGGGTGCGCGTGTATGCTGCCGATGTGCTGGGAGCGCTGGGTTCCAAGGCGCAAGAGGCAGTCCCGCCTCTCGCGAAAGCACTCAAAGACCCCGATCAGTACGTGAGAGCAAGTGCTGCGGAAGCTCTGCATGAAATTGGTTCCCAGGCTAAAGACGCAGTAACCGAGCTGATCGGAGCGCTCAAGGACGAAGATAGGTACGTGCGCTACAGTGCCGCAGATGCACTGGGACGAATTGGGTCAGAGGCGAAAACGGCAGTTCCAGCTTTGATAGAAACGCTCAAGGATAAAGATCCTTACGTGCGCTACAGTGCCGCAGATACCCTAGTGGCAATAGGTGAGGATGCAAAAGACGCAGTAAAGCCGCTAATTGAAACCCTCAAGGATGAAGATGAATACGTTAGAGCAGGTTCGGCAGCTGCATTGGGAGCGATAGGTGAGGATGCAAAAGACGCAGTGCCGAAGCTCATGGACACGCTAGCAAAAGACAAAAGTGGGTTCGTGCGATCGCGTGCTGCTAATGCTCTAGGAGATATCAATTGGCAAAAGAAATCTACCGTCCCGGCACTAATCGAAGCACTACAAGACAAAGATCAAAGAGTACGCTCTGCTGCTGCAATTGCCATAGGTGAAATCGGTGCAGACTCGCCAGCTGCTATCCCTGCGTTGATCCAAGCGCTGCAAGAAGACGATGACAAAGTGCGCTCAAGTGCTGCTGAAGGTGTGGGAGAGATTGCCGGAAAACTTCAAGACAAAGCAACCAAGCTATCTATCCCAGCCTTAAACAGCATTATTACGGACTTAGAAATAGCCGTAAAAGTTCTGGAAGACCCTAAAGCTAACTTCAAAGACTCACAAATAGCACAGTTAAAACGGCCTCTTGTAGGAATAAAAGCCGAAAAAGAAGCCCGCTTATCAGATAGATTCTCCCAGTGGCTGGCGAAGAATCCATTCTGGACGGGAGCGTTGCTTTACTTTACCTTACTCCCATCTACCTGGTGGCTGCTTCTGCGGTTGCGTCCCCTGTGGCTGTTGGCGCTCAACGAAGCACTGGAACCCTTCTCAAACATTCAGCTAACAGGTTTTATGAGAGGGACGAAGTTATCGCTCCGCGCCATTTTGTTGATTAGTTTCTTTACTCACAACTCCAGAGTGCTGGATGCGTGGGTGGCTAAATATATCAAAGCAGCTAGAGAAGAATTTGGGCAAAAAGATGCAGTAAGCGATCGCTCAATTCACATCCCAGTTCCAATTACCATAGACGGCAAACCCGACACACAACTTACTGCCTCGGATTTGCAGACAAAGTTCAACCAACAGCAATGCAATTTGGTTATCTGGGGAGAAGGTGGATCGGGTAAGACGAGCATAGCTTGTCAAATGGCTAAATGGGCGATGGCGGAAAATCAGGCAGATCGACTTTGCGATCATCTAATGCTACCCATCCTCATAGAAGAAGATTTAGACATTAAAGTAGACAAGAAAGCTGACAAAAAAGCTGAAAAGACCAAAACTCCACCTTTCATAGATGCAATTCGAGGGCATCTCCAAGACTTAATCAACGAAGTAAAACCGATTTCCGAGGAACTGCTCGAACGACTGCTCCAAGAGCAGCGCATTCTAGTGATTGTCGATCGATTCTCGGAACTAAACGATGCTACGAGAGGAGAAATCAGACCTGAGTCTCCTGAATTTCCGGTTAACTCCCTAGTAATTACCTCGCGGTTTGAGGAAAAGCTGGGTCGAGTGAACAAAACCATCCTCAAACCCCAACGGATTGAAGGCACAAACCTCGCCTCATTCGTGGAAGCTTATATTAAGGAACAAGGCAAGCGCGATAAGTTTACGGATTTGGAATTTTTCGACGGGTGCGGACAACTTTCGCTGAGGATTGGTAGCCGAAGCGTGACGCTGCTGTTGGTGAAAATGTACGCCGAGCAGATGATCCAGGCTAAGGAAAAGGATGTAGTAGGCGAATTGGCAAGTGGTATTCCTGATTTAATGTTGACTTACTTAAACGAACTCAACGGGGATATATCAGATGGTAAGTTGGACAACCGCACCATTCACAAAGATGCCAAAGCTTTGGCGTGGGAATGCTTGAAGACAGACTATCGCGCTGGAGTGGTAAAGCGTAAAGATGCGATCGCGACATTAGGCGATAAATCTGAAGATCGTCTCAAATATCTCGAAAACCGTCTGCGCTTGATCCAAACTGTTGGCCCTGCTCAAGACCAAATCCGCTTCACCCTCGACCCTCTGGCTGAATATCTCGCTGGTTTGCAGCTATTAGAACTTAATGGCGACAAGGAGGAAGCGTGGCGCGAGTTCCTCGACAAAACAATGGCCAAAACTGATGCACAAGGGGGAACTCAAGGTTTGTTGCTAGCGGTACGAGATTGCTGTGTGGCTTACGGTCGCGACGCAAAAGTGCCTAACTTTGTTGTGGAAGAACTGGGTGTAATGACTGGTCTTACTCCAGCGCCTGAACCAGCTCAAGTAATAGAGGTGGCTGAGGAGTTGGCGGTTGCAACTGTGGTAGAAGAACCAGCCTTAGCTGAGATAACGTCAGCAGAACAAACCCAACCTGCTGCAATTAACGAAAACCCAGAAAGCGTTAATACTACTAACGACGCGATCGCTACAACTGAGGTAGAAAAAGACCCCTCTTCTAGCCTGCTTCAACCTGCTGCGGTTTATGAAAAGCCTGAAACCGTCAACACAGCTAACAACGCGATCGCTAAGGTTGAGGTAGAAACAGGTTCTGACTCAAGTGCGATTGTCGCTGAGTCAGTGCAACCTCAACCATCTTCAACGATCGACCCGCCGCCGCCAATCGTCACCATTATCGGCGATTTGGTTGCTAAAACCGCGTCAGACAAAGCTTCTGACTCACCAAGCGTCGCCCCAGCCTGA
- the rimM gene encoding ribosome maturation factor RimM (Essential for efficient processing of 16S rRNA) has translation MTLDELLEIGKIVSAQGLKGELRVYSQSDFPERFENPGQRWLLRPGETEPQPVELVSGRYVDGKNLYIVKLAGVEDRTQAEALVGAKLMVPESDRPALEEGEYHVLDLIGLQVFNQESGENVGVVVDVFSAGHDLLEVKLHQSPAPVAIESENPEAKAKTGKKRNKPKAAKQPETVLIPFVTAIAPIVDIENGRIEITPPPGLLEINQSG, from the coding sequence ATGACCTTAGACGAATTGCTAGAAATCGGTAAGATTGTTTCAGCTCAAGGCTTGAAGGGTGAGTTGCGGGTTTATTCCCAGTCTGACTTTCCCGAACGCTTCGAGAACCCCGGACAGCGTTGGCTGTTGCGACCGGGAGAAACAGAACCGCAACCAGTGGAATTAGTGAGCGGGCGCTATGTCGATGGTAAAAATCTATACATCGTAAAACTTGCCGGAGTAGAGGATCGGACTCAGGCGGAGGCTCTGGTTGGGGCAAAGTTGATGGTTCCAGAAAGCGATCGCCCAGCTCTGGAAGAAGGCGAATATCACGTTTTGGACTTAATTGGCTTGCAAGTCTTCAACCAAGAATCGGGGGAAAACGTTGGTGTGGTGGTGGATGTGTTCTCAGCAGGACACGATTTGCTAGAAGTCAAGCTACACCAGTCACCAGCACCAGTTGCTATAGAGAGCGAGAATCCTGAAGCCAAGGCAAAGACGGGTAAAAAACGTAACAAGCCAAAAGCAGCCAAACAACCAGAAACCGTTTTGATTCCATTTGTAACAGCGATCGCGCCCATTGTAGATATCGAAAATGGTCGCATTGAAATTACCCCGCCGCCTGGATTGTTGGAAATTAATCAAAGTGGTTGA
- a CDS encoding valine--pyruvate transaminase, with protein sequence MNPGLTQIGDQMSHLTGVRAIMKDIIETLQAGKGREFINLSAGNPVILPEVEQLWRDYTTELLASPDFGEVVCRYGSSQGYQPLIDAVVKDFNRRYGLNLTHRNILITPGSQSLYFYATNAFGGYTNSGTLKQIVLPLSPDYTGYGGMTLVAEALFAYKPALDIDAPAHRFKYRPDFSQLKINENTGCVLFSRPCNPTGNVLTDDEVRKIAALAAPYDVPVLIDSAYALPFPALNFTPMTPIFGDNILHCMSLSKAGLPGERIGIAIGNEKLIQVLECFQTNMCIHSSRYGQAIAARAIESGSLANISEQVIRPYYQKKFDVVESTLDEAMPQDLPWFLHRGEGAIFAWLWLQDLPITDWELYQHLKQVGVIVVPGSSFFPGLREEWPHKQQCIRISLTASDSDIETGMKRLAAVVEQVYKLKVVSP encoded by the coding sequence ATGAACCCTGGCCTGACTCAAATCGGCGATCAAATGTCCCACCTAACTGGGGTGCGGGCAATTATGAAAGATATTATTGAAACCCTGCAAGCAGGTAAAGGGCGGGAGTTTATTAACTTAAGCGCTGGAAATCCCGTGATTTTGCCGGAAGTTGAGCAACTGTGGCGCGACTATACGACAGAATTGCTCGCTAGCCCCGACTTCGGCGAGGTAGTGTGTCGCTACGGCTCAAGTCAAGGATATCAGCCGCTTATTGATGCCGTAGTTAAAGACTTCAATCGTCGCTATGGGCTAAACCTAACTCATCGCAACATCCTTATTACCCCCGGCAGCCAAAGCCTCTACTTCTACGCCACCAATGCCTTTGGGGGTTACACCAACAGCGGCACGTTGAAGCAAATTGTCCTGCCGCTGAGTCCAGATTACACGGGTTATGGTGGTATGACCTTGGTAGCAGAGGCGTTATTTGCCTACAAACCTGCCCTCGATATCGATGCACCCGCCCATCGCTTCAAATATCGCCCTGACTTCAGCCAGTTGAAGATTAATGAAAATACTGGTTGCGTTTTATTCTCTCGCCCCTGCAATCCTACGGGCAACGTGCTAACTGATGACGAGGTACGCAAGATTGCTGCCCTAGCCGCGCCTTATGACGTTCCGGTATTAATTGATTCTGCGTATGCTCTCCCATTCCCGGCGTTAAATTTTACCCCCATGACGCCGATTTTTGGGGATAATATTTTGCACTGCATGAGCTTATCGAAGGCGGGATTACCTGGAGAACGCATCGGTATTGCGATTGGGAATGAAAAATTAATTCAGGTATTGGAGTGTTTCCAGACGAATATGTGTATCCATTCGTCTAGGTATGGACAAGCGATCGCCGCCCGTGCGATTGAATCTGGATCGCTTGCCAATATCTCCGAACAGGTAATTCGCCCCTACTACCAGAAAAAGTTTGATGTAGTAGAAAGCACCCTTGATGAAGCAATGCCCCAAGATTTACCCTGGTTCTTGCATCGCGGCGAAGGAGCAATATTTGCTTGGCTGTGGTTGCAAGATTTACCGATTACCGACTGGGAACTGTATCAGCATCTCAAGCAAGTGGGTGTAATTGTTGTACCCGGTAGTTCCTTCTTCCCCGGCTTGCGAGAAGAATGGCCGCACAAACAACAGTGTATCCGCATCAGCCTTACTGCTAGCGACAGCGATATCGAAACTGGGATGAAGCGTTTGGCGGCTGTGGTGGAACAGGTGTATAAGCTAAAAGTTGTTAGTCCTTAA